One part of the bacterium BMS3Abin14 genome encodes these proteins:
- the cynS gene encoding cyanate hydratase, with protein MDITEYTEVLLDAKEEKGLTFTALGQAIGHDEVWVAALLYGQMQANAEEAAKIVSELGLEEDRETFEYFLTSFPNKGLGPVVPTDPLIYRLYEILQVFGYPFKSVVHEKFGDGIMSAIDFSFKVEKEEDPNGDRVKVIMSGKFLPYKKY; from the coding sequence ATGGATATAACTGAGTACACTGAGGTATTGCTTGACGCAAAAGAGGAAAAGGGGCTGACTTTTACGGCACTTGGACAAGCGATAGGCCATGACGAGGTGTGGGTTGCCGCACTGCTCTACGGCCAGATGCAGGCTAATGCCGAGGAAGCCGCCAAAATCGTTTCCGAGCTCGGGCTGGAGGAAGACAGGGAGACTTTCGAGTATTTCCTGACATCCTTCCCGAACAAGGGCTTGGGGCCTGTCGTTCCCACTGACCCCCTCATTTATCGCCTGTATGAGATCCTCCAGGTCTTCGGCTACCCATTCAAATCGGTCGTCCACGAGAAGTTCGGCGATGGCATCATGAGCGCCATCGATTTCTCCTTCAAGGTGGAAAAAGAGGAAGACCCCAACGGCGACAGGGTCAAGGTGATCATGTCCGGGAAGTTCCTGCCCTACAAGAAATACTAG
- the glpK_1 gene encoding glycerol kinase yields MTDRLKQDGMERMFREKTGLVLAPYFSGGKLAWILDNVSGTREIEQLAAGVPDNGGVYFVPACPTDRFDERMGLT; encoded by the coding sequence TTGACCGATCGCCTGAAGCAGGATGGGATGGAACGGATGTTCCGCGAAAAAACCGGCCTGGTGCTTGCCCCCTACTTTTCAGGTGGAAAACTCGCCTGGATTTTAGACAATGTTTCCGGTACCCGGGAGATTGAGCAGCTCGCCGCCGGAGTGCCTGACAACGGGGGTGTATACTTTGTGCCCGCCTGTCCCACAGACCGCTTTGATGAACGTATGGGCCTCACCTGA
- the walK gene encoding sensor protein kinase WalK: MEYPSDLLNLIGEVDLEEILTVFTRAMGVASIITHVDGTPITKPHNFTRLCERYCRTTKEGIKKCKQSDRYGGRESARKREPVIYNCLNAGLIDCAAPVVVDGYHLATVLCGQVLEEPLEDDVARENALSIGISDISGYMLELAQIPIMSRSRLLDIVNLMALITKTVSELVLGKYRLFKSSQEYLNVLINSVSDSIISTDNEHNITMVNNASEHIFQWDTSELAGRSILSLLAGQKSVDTYLDKASNHCQEKSWLGELLAKKSDQTEFPVRLSISAIVDPEKEVNTGYVAVVRDISEEKKVQRMKEELVAMVTHDMRNPVLSVGKALQLLAASDLAFGERQLEILTMAIGTTNHIYGLANDLLDNYRSETGQLSLFKTIFDIRDIVRNSIQQLKFYSDDKGITIRYRVPQEPLKLTGDSVRLTRVFTNLFENAIKYSPEEGIIEVSTIMVSGSDLKSVENSVPSHHKKVLVDGRFYILSEIIDGGVGIPEKYQNSVFDKFFTIETINLPERRSVGIGLAVCQQMVEAHDGCIWVKSPMTQCGPGRNGGCIFSFILPAV; the protein is encoded by the coding sequence ATGGAGTATCCGAGTGACCTGCTAAACCTCATCGGTGAAGTCGATCTGGAGGAGATTCTCACTGTTTTTACGAGAGCAATGGGTGTGGCGTCCATTATCACCCATGTAGACGGGACGCCCATCACCAAACCGCACAATTTCACGCGACTTTGTGAGAGGTATTGCAGAACTACCAAGGAAGGCATAAAGAAGTGTAAACAGAGTGACAGGTACGGAGGAAGGGAATCGGCCCGAAAAAGGGAGCCGGTAATCTACAATTGTCTCAACGCGGGGCTGATCGATTGTGCGGCTCCAGTGGTTGTTGATGGGTATCACCTTGCTACCGTTTTGTGCGGCCAGGTGCTGGAAGAACCCTTGGAAGATGATGTGGCCCGGGAGAATGCTCTTTCCATAGGGATTTCAGATATTTCAGGATATATGCTGGAGTTGGCGCAGATTCCGATCATGAGCCGCTCACGCCTCCTGGACATTGTCAACCTGATGGCGCTTATCACGAAAACGGTGAGCGAGTTGGTGCTTGGAAAGTATCGGCTTTTCAAGAGTTCCCAGGAATACCTGAATGTTCTCATCAACAGCGTTTCCGACAGCATTATTTCAACGGACAACGAACACAACATCACCATGGTCAACAATGCCAGTGAGCATATTTTTCAATGGGATACCAGCGAACTGGCCGGCAGATCAATTCTGTCACTGCTGGCGGGTCAGAAATCTGTGGATACTTATCTGGATAAAGCCTCAAACCATTGCCAAGAGAAGAGCTGGTTAGGAGAACTGCTTGCGAAGAAATCGGACCAGACCGAATTTCCAGTCCGTTTGTCTATCTCTGCCATCGTCGATCCTGAAAAAGAGGTAAATACGGGATATGTCGCGGTAGTTCGCGATATCTCGGAAGAAAAAAAGGTCCAGCGAATGAAAGAAGAATTGGTTGCCATGGTGACTCACGATATGAGGAACCCTGTTCTTTCGGTTGGAAAAGCCCTTCAACTTCTGGCTGCTTCCGATCTTGCTTTTGGTGAACGACAATTAGAGATCCTTACCATGGCCATCGGAACCACGAACCATATCTATGGGCTTGCCAACGACCTGCTGGATAATTACCGAAGCGAAACCGGGCAGCTCAGCCTTTTCAAAACCATTTTCGACATCAGGGATATTGTTCGCAACAGCATCCAACAACTGAAGTTTTATTCAGACGACAAGGGGATAACCATTCGCTATCGGGTACCACAAGAACCGCTTAAACTGACCGGAGACAGTGTAAGATTAACACGTGTTTTTACCAATCTCTTTGAAAACGCGATTAAATACAGTCCCGAAGAAGGAATAATTGAGGTGTCCACCATCATGGTCTCCGGTTCCGACCTCAAAAGTGTTGAAAATAGCGTTCCCTCCCATCACAAGAAGGTTCTGGTGGATGGGAGGTTTTACATTCTAAGTGAGATCATAGACGGTGGAGTGGGCATCCCGGAAAAGTACCAGAACTCTGTGTTCGATAAATTTTTCACCATTGAAACCATAAATCTTCCGGAAAGAAGGAGCGTGGGTATTGGCCTTGCGGTCTGCCAACAGATGGTGGAAGCCCATGATGGGTGTATCTGGGTGAAATCCCCCATGACACAATGCGGCCCCGGGAGAAATGGAGGCTGCATCTTTTCCTTCATTCTGCCTGCAGTATAA